The genomic DNA TTGGCAGCTGTGCTGGTTGATGGCTGGATGGCTACAATCCGCTCACAGAGTGTCTCTAGCAGTGGCACCTCTCCTGCTGGTACAGACTTAATTTTCATTTATCAAATTTCTGCCAAAAAGCTTCTCCTCGCAGCAGGTTGTAACACACTCTGACTTTATCCTTTAgataagaaaaagaagaaggaggagagcaAGGTGCTTGTGCGGGATGTGAAGGAAAAGAGTGTcgaagaggagaaaaagaaagagaaacctAAAGCTCATGCACCCAGCCACGCAAAGATTCGTTCCATAGGTAACCATTACTTGATTAACAGTGATGCAgttgatttttattgtttttgaaaaGTTCCGTCTGATCATcggtgtgttttgtgttgtttaggtTTGGAGATTGAGTCTCCTAACCCAATGCCTACTAAGAAAACACCCACTGCCCCACAGCTGGGTGACAAGTACAACATCAAGCCTCCAGTACTCAAGAGGCCAAGGTAATGCACCATCCATTTGGTCTGCTGGCTTACTGTCTCTGTGCAAAGCACCTCCTGGCTTATTGGTGGCTGATCATAGGACTAACATGTTTccctttatatttgtttttttatcaacAGCTCTGGCCCATCAGATGCTCCACCTCTggagaaaaaatacaaacctTTAAATATGCCCTCTAACTCtgccaaagaaattaaagttaaGATTATTCCAGCACAGCGTAAGTTCAAATATCCTGCTTTCAATGACAAACCACTTTTTTTTGCAACTCTGTTGTAAATAGACGATAGTGATGTAACAGCTGTGGTGTTCAGTGCTCTCTTATGTGTTTATTGCAGCAATGGAGTGCACAGGTTTCCTAGATGCTCTGAACTCTGCCCCAGTGCCTGGGATCAAgatcaagaagaagaaacctAATGCCAACACTGCATCTAATACCAAGGCTGTCTCCCCCACATCTAACAAGGTACACACTAATTTCAGAAGATTTTGACCAAGAATCAGCGAGTTTTCTGACCATTATCTGGCCAAAACATCCTTAgaatattttcttcattttagttttgtttattacttacatttattttcatttttacagatcTTCAAAATAGATTTGATTCTGGATGATAGCTCATGATAGACTTTGTGCTGTGCTTTGTGTTAGTTTCCACTCTAATGTAAATCGCTAAATCTGAGAACTGGTCTTTGTCCTGACGCAGGACTTTCaaagaatgacaaaatgtttttacataTCAAATACCAGCCACTCACTCTTGTTTGTGTTCTGTCCTCAGGCAAGTCCATTTGATAGCAAACCTTCTGCATATTCGTCGTCTTCTGCTAAACCATCATCTCCAGAAGCtgcttcttccaccactgctgCTGATGAAAACCAGGAACCAGAGCAGCCTGGGACCCCTGTTCCCTCGGAGGACCCAGAGGCCTCTGACAACGGTAAGGCCCTTGCAAGCTTACCTGCATGGTTCTTAATGATAATAGTTTTTTTGAGCCTCTTTGACAGCATATGAACATGTTCTTTTTTGCTgaagaatgtttaaaaatatttctttctgATCACCTCTTATTGGTTATAGGTGAGAAGCCTAATGCTCTGGCAGAACCACATGGAGAAGAAGAAAGCCTAACCAAGAAgggcaagaagaagaagacggttcattgggctgaagaggaGCAGCTGAAGCACTATTTCTACTTTGATCTagatgagacagagagaggtgaAGCAAGCGGTTTTGAATACTTAATGTAACTCTAAGTTGAGTGTTTACAGATGGTCTGTAAGCCatcttaaaaaatatgaattgtTCATTATATTGCATTGAATTCACAGTCAACGTCAACAAGATCAAGGACTTCGGTGAGGCTGCCAAACGAGAGCTGATGATGGACAGGCAAACATTTGAGATGGCTCGTCGACTTTCCCATGACACCATGGAAGAAAGGGTCCCTTGGTCACCCCCAAGACCCCTGACACTGGCTGGCAGTCTGGTTGTCTCTGGGGCATACAGCACAGAGAAACTCACCCAAAGAGACCGTGAGATGGGCATCCTGCAAGAGATATTCCTCAGCAAAGAGAGGTAGGATACTAGATAAAGCCTGTTATGCGTATATgttatttgtagtttttgccATTGTGTCAAACTAAAACCACTTCAAGTACCAAACAGAATAGACAACATTCATAAGAAGTCTGGATATGTCTTTGTTCATGTGTCTAAACATTTTCTGCGCGAAGTTAATGTTGATTATTTCCCATCTTTACCTATCAATAGTGTGCCGGACAGTCCACATGAACCAGATCCAGAGCCTTATGAACCCATGCCGCCTCGTCTTATCCCACTGGATGAGGTTAGCACATGCACATTCTGTTTCTCCTATCTGTTTTTTATCAGTAATATTCCACACGTGTATATACTCCTAGCCCGCTAAGCTGTTCGTCTGGTCGTCACTACAGGACTCCTCCATGATGGATGATGGCTATGTTGAGCCCATGGAGACCACATCACAACAGGGTTCTGGCACAGCCCAGAATGAGACCTCAAAGCTGCCCCCTGTCCTGGCCAACCTCATGGACAACCTTAGCAACAGCTCACGCAGCCCGCAAGCAACCAACACTGTCACCAACACTGTGGCTCCATCTGTCAATGTACAGGAGCTGCTCTCCTCCATCatggtaaatattttaaaaacacttatGAACTGTCAGCAGCTATAGGTTCTGTTTAGTTTGTGACATTCTGCATCCCTGTTGAGTTATCAAAACTGTGCACCTAAATCACATTGTCCATCTTGTGTAAGACATGCCTTTAGTTGGATGTAAAAGTGTCTGTTGTCGTGGTGTGTAGCTAATAACAGCTGTCTGTCACCAGGGTGCTTCTGGCAGCCAGTCAACTGAAGATTTAATAAAGCAGCCGGACTTTTCTGATAAGATTAAACAGTTACTGGGTTCCCTGCAGCAGactcagaaccagaaccagagtgGACCTCCTCCAGGTAAACTCATCTTTCAGTCCACTGTATGAGAGGAAGATACAAAAGGGATTTTGTTGAAGCATTTTGTCATAGCATGACATGTTTAGTGTTATGTTCTTCTGTTCCGTGTTGTTGTTTAACCTGTAATTTTCTCTGTGTAGCCAACCAGGGTCTTCTGGGACATGGTCCAGGCatgaacaacataaacaacatgaacaacatgcacatgcaaatgCCAATGAATGGTGGCTACCCTTCCAACAACCCACCTGGTGGTCCCCGTTTTAACCACCCTCTGCCCCCTCACCACGGACCACCATTCAACGCCGGGGGTGGCCCACGCATGATGGGGCCACCGCCAAGTCAGGGCAGAGGAGATAATAGCAACTACTGGGGAGACGAGGCCATGAGAGGAGGACCCCACAGAGGGGGTCATTTCCACCGAGGAGGCCGGGGGCGAGGAGGAGATCTAGGCTTTAGGGGCAGAGGACGAGGAGGGCCCAGAGGAGGGCACAACAATATGAACGGTATGTGGTAGTACTTTATTCTCAGACGTTGCCTGCCTTTAAATGTTATCCACACCCAGCACAAAATTTGCATTAAAGCTGAATAGGTTTGTGTCCTTAGTGGCATACATTGCCAACCATGACTGCAACAAAAGTCCTTTTATACTCACCATTCTTCTGCTTTTACTTTAACACAAATGCTTGAATCTTACAGTTCATTCTTGACCTTGGAAAGAGCAGTTAATAAAAATATCTCATTGTagtcctgttttcttttgtcagaCATGTCCAAGAGGCCTATATGTCGTCACTTCATGATGAAGGGAAGCTGCAGGTATGAGAGCAACTGTGCTTTCTACCACCCTGGTGTAAATGGACCACCACTGCCCCCCAACTACCCAGCGAACAACCAACACAACCAGCACCCACAGCACAGCCACTAGATGGCAGTGTTGCAAGCCGGTGAATGACTGTTGGCTGCTGGAACAGCCGTTCTCTGTGATCACATCAGTGCAGGGTGTCAGGACTGCAGTTTAAGACACAGGCACAGAAAGAGTTACTGTCCTTTACTCTGAAGTTTCTGAAGTCATTATGCAGGTGACTTACTTGAATAAGTGAGCCCTGCCTCAGCTGATGGAgaacaaatgagaaaacacaggAGTGTAAATTAGGGACTCAAAGGCTGTGAGATGATCGATGATGGgactgtgcttttattgtgattatttttaacagtgtgACTGAATCAAGCCACTGCATT from Acanthochromis polyacanthus isolate Apoly-LR-REF ecotype Palm Island chromosome 11, KAUST_Apoly_ChrSc, whole genome shotgun sequence includes the following:
- the ppp1r10 gene encoding serine/threonine-protein phosphatase 1 regulatory subunit 10 — translated: MAGGPVDPREILKGVEALLGKDGELRSLEGVPKVFSLMKASTKMVSRCMYLNILLQTKSHDVLNRFIRVGGYRLLNSWLTYSKTSNNTPLLQLILLTLQKLPLKVDHLKQNNTAKLVKQLSKSAETDDLRKLAAVLVDGWMATIRSQSVSSSGTSPADKKKKKEESKVLVRDVKEKSVEEEKKKEKPKAHAPSHAKIRSIGLEIESPNPMPTKKTPTAPQLGDKYNIKPPVLKRPSSGPSDAPPLEKKYKPLNMPSNSAKEIKVKIIPAQPMECTGFLDALNSAPVPGIKIKKKKPNANTASNTKAVSPTSNKASPFDSKPSAYSSSSAKPSSPEAASSTTAADENQEPEQPGTPVPSEDPEASDNGEKPNALAEPHGEEESLTKKGKKKKTVHWAEEEQLKHYFYFDLDETERVNVNKIKDFGEAAKRELMMDRQTFEMARRLSHDTMEERVPWSPPRPLTLAGSLVVSGAYSTEKLTQRDREMGILQEIFLSKESVPDSPHEPDPEPYEPMPPRLIPLDEDSSMMDDGYVEPMETTSQQGSGTAQNETSKLPPVLANLMDNLSNSSRSPQATNTVTNTVAPSVNVQELLSSIMGASGSQSTEDLIKQPDFSDKIKQLLGSLQQTQNQNQSGPPPANQGLLGHGPGMNNINNMNNMHMQMPMNGGYPSNNPPGGPRFNHPLPPHHGPPFNAGGGPRMMGPPPSQGRGDNSNYWGDEAMRGGPHRGGHFHRGGRGRGGDLGFRGRGRGGPRGGHNNMNDMSKRPICRHFMMKGSCRYESNCAFYHPGVNGPPLPPNYPANNQHNQHPQHSH